From the genome of Yoonia sp. R2331, one region includes:
- a CDS encoding LysR family transcriptional regulator, with protein sequence MTFRQLELFLLIVRLGTISAAAKSLGVTQSGASRLLSELEKNTGFDLFFRSAAGIELTEQGRAFHAQVERQFSGMDSLKEAVRSIREGLNQRLRIACLPTLATAILPGAITRFHDKRPEMGIEIETTSYSSALDLLAKRRVDIAFTFLMPELNGTAVEMIADAAYVFALNENHPLTSKTEISSQDLYGLDIAGLLPNAIMDQNADGDTTQRAKLEENANIKIWCHTSATRYAMVAAGKIATIAEPFSAPLFRSAGVKTLPLKPRISLKYGVATPSDQWFSPEISDFRNALREEVHAFSDQEGLDFVFRP encoded by the coding sequence ATGACCTTTAGACAACTCGAATTGTTCTTGCTGATCGTAAGACTGGGCACCATTTCAGCGGCCGCAAAATCCTTGGGGGTCACGCAATCTGGCGCAAGCCGTCTCTTGTCAGAGCTTGAAAAAAACACCGGATTTGATCTGTTTTTTCGCTCGGCTGCCGGGATCGAACTTACCGAACAGGGGCGTGCGTTTCATGCTCAGGTTGAACGGCAATTTTCAGGCATGGATTCGTTGAAAGAAGCCGTCAGATCAATCAGAGAAGGCCTGAACCAGAGACTTCGGATTGCATGTCTTCCGACCTTGGCCACTGCAATTTTACCCGGGGCGATCACGCGGTTCCACGACAAGCGCCCGGAAATGGGTATAGAGATCGAAACGACCAGCTATAGCTCGGCGCTCGATCTCTTGGCGAAGCGGCGTGTGGATATTGCCTTCACTTTCCTCATGCCGGAACTGAACGGGACCGCAGTCGAAATGATTGCAGACGCAGCCTACGTCTTTGCTCTGAACGAAAACCATCCCTTGACTTCAAAAACAGAAATTTCCTCTCAGGACTTGTATGGCTTGGATATTGCTGGCCTTTTGCCAAATGCAATTATGGATCAAAACGCTGATGGGGACACGACGCAGCGTGCGAAACTGGAAGAGAATGCAAACATAAAAATTTGGTGTCACACGTCAGCGACCCGATATGCGATGGTCGCCGCTGGCAAGATCGCGACGATCGCTGAACCGTTTTCGGCTCCGCTGTTTCGTTCCGCCGGAGTGAAGACGCTCCCACTCAAGCCCCGTATTTCGCTCAAATACGGAGTAGCGACACCATCAGATCAATGGTTCTCACCTGAGATTTCCGATTTTCGGAACGCTCTTCGCGAAGAGGTGCATGCATTTTCCGATCAAGAAGGGCTCGACTTCGTTTTCCGCCCCTGA
- a CDS encoding VPLPA-CTERM sorting domain-containing protein, which yields MKRVIAAIAGLLTVASGAFAAPITYDLNITFPASTYYCVGCGGSESPPQTPGGTVNGTVTFDSSLSGADRLVSFDFSTFLPQQDPLSSYAPAQEFNFDYKSSDADVSVAAVGDTFTFHDVTQLFDPAPSNPPVNFKYGWNAFFRLTLDGPLGGSTLDATLSETVHYQSNAGFDLFSYRWIPRNDRRARNGDIAVTLTSANVSAVPLPAAGFLMIGALGGLSLIRSRKKA from the coding sequence GTGAAAAGAGTTATTGCTGCAATTGCGGGATTGCTGACCGTGGCATCCGGTGCGTTTGCCGCACCGATCACTTACGATCTAAATATTACATTCCCAGCCAGTACATACTACTGTGTTGGATGCGGCGGCTCCGAGAGTCCGCCACAAACGCCAGGCGGAACTGTCAACGGAACTGTCACCTTTGATTCCTCACTGTCAGGCGCAGATCGTCTGGTCAGTTTCGATTTTTCGACTTTTCTACCCCAACAAGATCCCTTGTCGTCCTATGCTCCTGCACAGGAATTCAACTTCGATTACAAATCTTCCGATGCTGACGTAAGCGTAGCCGCAGTTGGTGACACCTTTACGTTTCACGATGTGACCCAACTTTTTGACCCCGCTCCAAGCAATCCGCCGGTCAATTTCAAATATGGTTGGAACGCGTTTTTTCGCCTGACCCTTGACGGACCGCTTGGCGGCTCAACCCTTGACGCAACTCTTAGCGAGACCGTGCACTACCAATCAAACGCCGGATTTGACCTGTTTAGCTATCGGTGGATTCCGCGCAATGATCGTCGGGCGCGAAACGGTGACATAGCAGTGACGCTTACAAGCGCAAACGTTTCGGCAGTGCCGCTACCAGCTGCGGGCTTTCTTATGATAGGCGCACTGGGTGGCCTTAGCCTCATCCGTTCTCGGAAGAAAGCATAA
- a CDS encoding response regulator has translation MDRILVVEDISETRRWLEEVSLKAFPGSKIEGVPNVASGLRQIELQSYDLALIDLGLPDGTGLDVLKVLRRKQPEAQCVITTVLGEDSHVVAALSAGAHGYILKEQPADQIINQLKQLAAGIPALSPSIARRIMEHFQRTGPSVQEDENLTPKEKDVLALIGRGLRNSEAAQDLGISENTIASHIKSIYRKLGISSRAEAAWHATRLGFATRNQEDH, from the coding sequence ATGGATAGGATCCTGGTCGTCGAAGACATTTCAGAAACGCGCCGCTGGCTCGAAGAGGTCTCGTTGAAAGCCTTCCCGGGCAGCAAGATTGAAGGTGTACCAAATGTCGCATCAGGGTTACGACAAATCGAATTGCAGAGCTACGATCTTGCCCTGATAGACCTTGGCTTACCAGACGGCACCGGACTTGATGTGCTCAAGGTCTTGCGTCGAAAACAGCCCGAAGCACAATGCGTCATCACGACCGTACTGGGTGAAGACAGCCACGTCGTCGCGGCCCTTTCGGCCGGCGCCCATGGATATATTCTGAAGGAACAGCCCGCGGATCAGATCATCAATCAACTAAAACAGCTTGCTGCAGGGATCCCGGCCCTTTCGCCTTCGATAGCCCGGCGCATTATGGAACACTTCCAAAGGACGGGCCCTTCTGTTCAGGAGGATGAGAACCTCACACCGAAGGAGAAAGACGTGTTGGCATTGATTGGCAGAGGCTTGAGAAATTCAGAGGCTGCACAGGACCTGGGGATTAGCGAAAACACCATCGCATCGCACATCAAGTCGATATATCGCAAGCTGGGAATTTCCTCCCGCGCTGAAGCTGCTTGGCACGCCACCCGACTGGGATTTGCGACAAGAAATCAAGAAGACCATTAG
- a CDS encoding sensor histidine kinase yields MAALLVAINQPWMGIKLAPIPEQSLVWVEKVDANGPAAEVSTATSLIAINGIELVPSDLIEEPDQFQTYEDYKAFMVKQQKLFEALNSGTVNLVLEGEAGTQALVPRTTRPVSSLPTVFWIQIVTGFASAFIGSWVWSLKRDEFSARLLFVAGFGILVMVFPAAIYSTRELAMNGSLFRWLSAVDHLGAQTFGVCTLMVFFVYPYRIAPLYAVWAIPLVIGSWWVADTAQIIFEGPPTGFHLPGLLMLAAFFAVATIQYRRAKDDPVAKAALACFALSVAIGAGMFVGVVIAPQVMGITPEISQGYAFVLFLLLFIGVAIGVARYRLFELGSWAFSILFYFSGVLLLLLIDAALVVFVSFERAPAFSVSLLLIALAYLPTRDYFARKLDWRWEVDREILFREVVDIALTSEAKVQETAWLGLLKNTFRPLNLQVDKTIEEHAPKITEEGKTLVFPALQTLPAIRADFAHSGRRLFSPKDQKLARELFAFLSHALERHHAYQKGATEERARISRDLHDNIGAQLLRALHNESTRNKDEILRETLGDLRDVINNISAYGHSAEDALADLRAETAERLNNVGIKLNWNLDRSLKLPLEPLQTYSLRSLIREAVSNVITHSRASQFSISFSLQGDQVVTEIEDDGIGFEQDAVKSGNGLTNMKSRISSLSGQFDILRMERGTRVLARFPIRLEGAAHG; encoded by the coding sequence ATGGCGGCATTGCTCGTTGCTATCAATCAGCCTTGGATGGGCATCAAACTCGCCCCGATACCAGAGCAAAGCTTGGTCTGGGTCGAAAAAGTTGATGCGAACGGCCCTGCTGCGGAAGTCAGTACAGCCACTTCCCTTATCGCAATCAACGGTATCGAACTTGTGCCGTCTGACTTGATTGAAGAGCCTGATCAGTTTCAAACCTACGAAGACTACAAAGCCTTCATGGTCAAACAGCAAAAACTGTTTGAAGCGTTAAATTCCGGCACCGTCAATTTGGTATTGGAAGGGGAGGCTGGGACCCAAGCCTTAGTGCCAAGAACAACCCGACCCGTTTCGAGCTTACCCACTGTATTCTGGATTCAGATCGTGACTGGCTTTGCGAGCGCGTTCATAGGCAGTTGGGTTTGGAGTTTGAAACGCGACGAATTCAGTGCCCGCCTTTTGTTCGTTGCCGGTTTTGGAATCTTGGTAATGGTGTTTCCGGCAGCGATATACAGCACCCGAGAACTCGCGATGAATGGCAGTTTGTTTCGTTGGTTGTCGGCGGTTGATCATCTGGGCGCACAGACATTTGGCGTTTGCACGCTGATGGTATTTTTTGTCTATCCTTACCGTATCGCGCCGCTCTACGCGGTTTGGGCGATCCCCTTAGTTATCGGTTCTTGGTGGGTTGCCGACACAGCGCAGATCATTTTTGAAGGTCCGCCGACGGGTTTCCACCTGCCTGGCCTCTTGATGCTGGCGGCCTTCTTTGCCGTGGCCACCATTCAATACAGGCGTGCCAAGGACGACCCGGTCGCCAAGGCCGCTTTGGCCTGCTTCGCGCTTTCTGTCGCGATTGGCGCCGGTATGTTCGTAGGTGTGGTCATTGCCCCCCAGGTTATGGGCATCACGCCAGAGATTTCGCAAGGCTATGCCTTCGTCCTGTTTCTATTGCTATTCATCGGTGTTGCAATCGGAGTCGCGCGCTATCGATTGTTTGAACTTGGAAGTTGGGCTTTCTCGATCCTGTTTTACTTCAGTGGCGTGCTTCTGCTTTTGCTGATCGACGCCGCTCTCGTCGTGTTTGTGTCCTTCGAGCGCGCACCTGCATTTTCTGTCTCGCTACTTTTGATCGCGCTCGCCTACTTGCCGACACGCGACTACTTCGCCCGTAAACTTGATTGGAGATGGGAAGTCGATCGCGAGATCCTGTTTCGCGAAGTTGTCGATATTGCGCTTACATCTGAAGCCAAAGTACAGGAAACGGCGTGGCTCGGTTTGCTCAAGAACACATTTCGTCCGCTGAATTTGCAGGTAGACAAGACAATAGAAGAACATGCGCCGAAAATCACTGAAGAAGGCAAGACGCTGGTGTTCCCTGCGCTGCAGACTTTGCCTGCGATCAGAGCGGACTTTGCGCATTCCGGTCGCAGGCTTTTCTCGCCCAAAGATCAAAAGCTGGCGCGCGAGCTTTTTGCTTTCTTGTCTCACGCTTTGGAACGCCACCACGCATACCAAAAGGGCGCAACAGAGGAACGTGCGCGGATATCAAGAGACTTGCACGATAATATTGGCGCGCAACTTCTGCGCGCCCTGCACAATGAGTCCACGCGAAACAAGGATGAAATTCTTCGCGAAACGCTCGGTGATCTTCGTGATGTTATCAACAATATCTCGGCCTATGGCCATTCTGCCGAGGATGCTCTCGCGGACCTGAGGGCCGAAACAGCAGAGCGGCTGAACAACGTCGGAATCAAGCTCAACTGGAATTTGGATAGGAGTCTGAAGTTGCCACTGGAACCTCTGCAAACCTACTCTCTTCGTTCTCTTATCCGTGAAGCCGTGAGCAATGTGATCACACATTCGCGGGCAAGCCAGTTTAGCATATCCTTTTCGCTTCAAGGTGATCAGGTTGTGACGGAGATTGAAGATGACGGCATTGGATTCGAACAGGATGCGGTCAAATCGGGAAATGGGCTGACAAATATGAAGTCGCGAATATCAAGCCTTTCGGGCCAGTTTGATATTCTTCGAATGGAGCGGGGAACGCGTGTCCTGGCACGATTCCCCATACGTCTGGAAGGTGCGGCTCATGGATAG
- a CDS encoding ABA4-like family protein → MDFETLFSIAGLIAMFGWLCLLFSPLIPKWADWIAGLVLPIILSLGYVTLLITPSSDSAGGFGTLADVMVLFSNEQAALAGWIHFLAFDLFIGAWVCRTARAEGVSFWLVAPCLPVIFLFGPAGLLAFQVVRAVRNRTIKASISA, encoded by the coding sequence ATGGACTTCGAAACTCTATTCTCAATCGCCGGTCTTATTGCAATGTTCGGCTGGCTATGCCTGCTGTTCTCACCGCTCATACCAAAATGGGCGGACTGGATCGCAGGATTGGTCCTGCCAATCATCCTGTCCTTGGGCTACGTGACCCTGCTCATCACACCGTCGTCTGACAGTGCCGGCGGCTTCGGAACGCTGGCTGATGTCATGGTGCTGTTCTCAAATGAGCAAGCCGCACTCGCCGGTTGGATTCACTTTCTCGCATTTGATCTCTTTATCGGCGCATGGGTCTGTCGCACCGCTCGCGCAGAAGGCGTAAGCTTCTGGCTTGTTGCTCCGTGCTTGCCAGTGATCTTTCTTTTTGGACCTGCGGGGCTCCTTGCTTTTCAAGTTGTCCGCGCGGTTCGCAATCGAACCATCAAGGCATCCATATCCGCCTAA
- a CDS encoding MarR family winged helix-turn-helix transcriptional regulator encodes MTDLYTTNALRLLQVADDFRAGLTGEFSAVHGISVNEFFLLLHLERSAANRLPRVDLARRMHVSASTITRMAAPMEKVGLVDREVDERDARLVFVVATDAGRAKLSEALSTFSKRAGYLFDDRCDDEEMDRFASILRRLIAGTGDTLA; translated from the coding sequence ATGACTGATTTATACACAACCAACGCACTACGCCTGCTTCAGGTCGCCGACGACTTCCGGGCCGGGCTAACTGGCGAATTCTCGGCTGTTCACGGAATATCCGTAAACGAGTTTTTCCTACTGCTTCATCTTGAGCGCTCAGCGGCCAACAGGCTGCCCCGAGTCGATTTGGCGCGACGGATGCATGTCAGTGCGTCCACAATCACGCGAATGGCAGCGCCTATGGAAAAAGTTGGCCTTGTTGACCGAGAGGTCGATGAGCGCGATGCACGACTGGTCTTCGTTGTGGCAACGGATGCAGGGCGCGCAAAATTGTCCGAAGCGCTTTCCACGTTCTCGAAGCGAGCAGGATATCTTTTCGACGACCGTTGTGATGATGAAGAAATGGATCGCTTCGCATCGATATTGCGGCGGTTGATAGCGGGAACAGGCGACACGTTGGCGTAA
- a CDS encoding aldose 1-epimerase: MVELTDLTAGDASLVLAPSMGGGIARLDVGGKPVLRPWSGDETDPFSLACNVLIPFSNRISGGGFTWRDTFYPLASNLEGERFPIHGNAFQRPWQITKTGTSASMTLPDGNFGPWTYEAQQAFDLTPNKLDVKLTVTNRGKDPMPFGCGLHPWFPRDCETQLSFSAQAVWLEDKFHLPSKLLQLPDNSEWSFEHPRNLPKTWINNCYSGWRGAARICQSDCGVSCAIYSDQIMKYAVVFSPDETANFFCFEPVSHAINSFHKEGQLGLVELVNGESLTSNIVFSWN; this comes from the coding sequence ATGGTGGAACTCACAGACCTTACTGCCGGTGATGCCAGCCTCGTTTTAGCACCCTCAATGGGAGGTGGGATCGCCCGGCTCGACGTTGGCGGAAAACCAGTTTTGCGGCCTTGGTCGGGTGACGAAACCGATCCGTTTTCACTGGCCTGCAACGTCCTGATCCCGTTTTCCAACCGTATTTCCGGTGGCGGGTTCACATGGCGCGATACCTTTTATCCTCTCGCATCAAATCTCGAAGGCGAACGGTTTCCTATTCATGGGAACGCTTTTCAGCGACCTTGGCAAATCACAAAAACTGGAACCTCAGCTTCAATGACTTTGCCCGACGGCAATTTCGGTCCATGGACTTACGAAGCACAGCAAGCCTTTGACCTGACGCCCAACAAACTTGACGTAAAGCTCACAGTAACAAATCGCGGAAAGGACCCGATGCCATTCGGGTGCGGCCTCCATCCGTGGTTTCCTCGGGATTGCGAAACCCAGCTTTCTTTTTCAGCACAAGCAGTCTGGTTAGAGGATAAGTTTCATCTGCCATCCAAACTGCTGCAATTGCCGGATAACTCCGAATGGAGCTTTGAGCACCCACGCAACCTTCCCAAGACATGGATCAATAACTGCTACTCTGGTTGGCGGGGTGCTGCACGGATCTGCCAGTCAGACTGCGGAGTGTCTTGCGCCATTTATTCCGATCAAATCATGAAATATGCAGTTGTTTTTTCGCCCGACGAGACGGCCAATTTCTTTTGCTTTGAGCCAGTGTCGCATGCCATCAACAGTTTCCACAAGGAAGGGCAGTTAGGATTAGTAGAGTTAGTGAATGGGGAGAGTTTGACGTCAAACATTGTCTTTTCGTGGAACTGA
- a CDS encoding FadR/GntR family transcriptional regulator: MKDQDKQPKHARLTREIAGKILTGEYAVGHRLPVEADLIERYQVSRTALREGLRTLAAKGFVVSRKRLGTMVNDRSLWNLLDSDVLSWMDNTDIQADFLQQVGEARLIFEPEAARLAAQRATAAQVAEIERAFLAMKSAVAKDDRIDADLAFHVGILAASQNHVLQNFGAIIGTALRASFEISDQATASYDNTLDLHGAVLQAIRLQDDAKAREQMFELLKKSVTDLGLQDVSQHA; this comes from the coding sequence TTGAAAGATCAAGACAAGCAGCCCAAGCACGCGCGCCTGACACGCGAAATTGCGGGAAAGATCCTGACCGGCGAATACGCTGTAGGACACAGGTTGCCTGTCGAGGCCGATCTGATCGAACGCTATCAGGTATCGCGGACGGCGCTGCGCGAAGGATTAAGAACGCTGGCTGCAAAAGGCTTTGTGGTTTCGCGCAAACGGCTTGGCACAATGGTGAATGACCGCAGCTTGTGGAACCTGCTCGACTCGGACGTTTTATCCTGGATGGACAATACCGATATCCAGGCGGACTTTCTGCAGCAAGTCGGCGAGGCCCGGTTGATCTTTGAACCAGAGGCCGCGCGCCTGGCTGCGCAACGGGCAACGGCCGCACAGGTCGCTGAAATTGAACGGGCGTTCCTTGCCATGAAGTCGGCCGTCGCCAAGGACGATCGGATCGACGCCGACCTCGCGTTTCATGTGGGAATTCTTGCCGCCTCTCAAAACCATGTGCTGCAAAACTTCGGGGCAATCATCGGCACCGCCTTGCGCGCGTCTTTTGAAATCTCGGACCAGGCAACGGCCAGTTACGACAATACTTTGGATTTGCACGGTGCTGTCTTGCAAGCCATCAGGCTTCAGGATGACGCGAAAGCCCGCGAACAGATGTTTGAACTTCTGAAAAAATCTGTGACCGATCTTGGCCTTCAAGATGTCTCGCAACACGCCTAA
- a CDS encoding ABC transporter permease gives MSNETLNTSSAKASQTFYEATVGRIGIHNVSLILALLVLVAVFGSLRGDVFFSTRNLLNMGMGIAILGVLAISQTAVIVSGGLDISVGSIVGLSTVAVASAIQATDMAGFGIAAGLMVGALAGLVNGVIITYGRVNAVIVTLGTMAIFRGIAFIISNGQSISIFNDSFRLIGIGRFLGIPFPIWILIGTAVVFQIFLAKSIVGRNFYAIGGNPIVAKFAGIKLNRYRVGTYVMSGAVAGIGGILLAARTGSGQPVSGSQGLELEAITAAFLGGCAMQGGKGTVVGALLGVAIIGILNNGMILTSVPTFYQLLAKGSLLILAVIFAEYQQNRN, from the coding sequence ATGTCAAATGAGACTTTGAATACAAGCAGCGCCAAGGCCAGCCAGACGTTCTATGAAGCAACCGTCGGGCGCATCGGTATCCATAACGTCAGCCTTATCCTTGCGCTTTTGGTCCTGGTTGCGGTCTTTGGATCATTGCGGGGAGATGTGTTTTTCTCAACGCGCAACCTTTTGAACATGGGTATGGGCATTGCCATTCTGGGGGTGCTTGCGATTTCGCAAACGGCTGTGATCGTTTCTGGCGGACTTGATATCTCGGTGGGCTCTATTGTGGGGTTGTCGACGGTCGCGGTCGCCTCTGCCATTCAGGCGACTGACATGGCAGGTTTTGGCATCGCGGCGGGTCTGATGGTTGGCGCTTTGGCCGGGTTGGTAAATGGTGTGATTATCACTTACGGCAGGGTGAACGCCGTCATTGTGACACTTGGCACCATGGCCATTTTTCGCGGCATTGCGTTCATTATCTCGAACGGGCAGTCGATCTCGATCTTCAACGACAGCTTTCGCCTGATCGGGATCGGGCGCTTTCTGGGCATTCCCTTTCCGATCTGGATCTTGATTGGCACGGCAGTTGTGTTCCAAATCTTCCTTGCCAAATCGATTGTCGGGCGGAATTTCTATGCCATCGGCGGCAACCCGATCGTCGCCAAGTTCGCTGGCATCAAGCTAAACCGCTACCGCGTGGGGACTTATGTGATGAGCGGCGCTGTGGCCGGGATCGGTGGCATTCTGCTGGCCGCACGCACAGGGTCCGGGCAACCGGTTTCGGGTTCGCAAGGCCTTGAACTTGAAGCGATCACCGCCGCGTTTCTTGGGGGGTGCGCGATGCAAGGCGGAAAAGGCACTGTGGTCGGTGCGTTGCTTGGCGTTGCCATCATCGGGATCCTCAACAACGGCATGATCCTGACGTCGGTCCCGACGTTCTATCAACTGCTTGCCAAAGGCTCTTTGCTGATCCTTGCGGTCATCTTTGCAGAGTACCAACAGAACCGGAACTGA
- a CDS encoding sugar ABC transporter ATP-binding protein: MKNTIEMTGISKRFGVVQALEDVNLTFRPAEVLALVGENGAGKSTLMRILEGVFPPDTGAVVVDGQNTKFSESREAHGVGIRVIHQEPEIVPDMTVAENIFIGEMPRKAGYFLDRSALHHKTRALLSDFGMENELRPDQKCDRLGPAQRQMIEIIRAVRAGGRLIAFDEPTSSLTDDEARRLFRIVRRLRDEGTAVIYISHRLNEVIDLADQVSVLRDGRIVSTTSIDEETADTIAQKMVGRELNTLFHRTSKVRTDLILRVENLSSDAVQDINLDIYAGEVVGLGGLMGAGRSELAKAIFGFDRITEGRVEMGGKTLPAGNTTAAIQAGIGFAPEDRKHEALLLMRSILENASMVIPDLVSSYGLFNRAKASAIVGEAASTMQIKAPSLDTLVSNLSGGNQQKVVLARWLARSPKLLILDEPTRGIDVGAKSEIYKLIDDLAARGIAILLISSEMPELIGLADRTLVMAEGRIQAELKGDKITEDEILKYAMHNAASAA; this comes from the coding sequence ATGAAAAACACGATTGAAATGACAGGAATCTCCAAACGCTTTGGTGTTGTCCAAGCATTGGAGGATGTGAATTTGACCTTTCGTCCAGCCGAAGTGCTTGCACTGGTAGGGGAAAACGGCGCAGGAAAATCAACCCTGATGCGGATTCTCGAAGGGGTCTTCCCTCCGGACACCGGCGCGGTTGTGGTGGACGGCCAAAATACCAAATTCTCGGAGTCCCGCGAAGCGCACGGCGTCGGCATTCGCGTCATCCATCAAGAACCCGAAATTGTCCCCGACATGACCGTCGCCGAGAACATCTTTATCGGGGAAATGCCGCGTAAGGCTGGCTATTTTCTGGATCGCTCTGCCTTGCATCACAAGACCCGCGCGTTGCTGTCCGACTTCGGCATGGAAAACGAACTCCGCCCCGATCAGAAATGCGATCGGCTGGGCCCTGCACAACGTCAGATGATAGAAATCATTCGTGCGGTTCGTGCAGGCGGACGCTTAATCGCCTTTGACGAGCCCACGTCATCTCTGACAGATGACGAAGCGCGGCGCCTGTTCCGGATCGTCCGTCGCCTGCGTGATGAAGGCACAGCGGTGATCTATATTTCGCACCGTTTGAACGAGGTGATTGACCTGGCGGATCAGGTTTCCGTTCTGCGCGACGGGCGCATCGTGTCCACCACATCCATTGATGAAGAAACAGCCGACACTATTGCCCAAAAGATGGTTGGTCGCGAATTAAACACCCTGTTCCATCGCACATCCAAAGTGCGCACGGACCTGATCTTGCGGGTTGAAAACCTCAGCTCTGACGCTGTGCAAGACATCAATCTCGACATTTACGCGGGCGAAGTTGTCGGCTTGGGCGGATTGATGGGCGCCGGGCGTTCGGAACTTGCCAAAGCGATTTTCGGCTTTGATCGCATAACCGAAGGCCGGGTCGAAATGGGGGGCAAGACCCTACCTGCCGGAAATACCACCGCCGCCATTCAGGCCGGGATCGGGTTCGCCCCAGAAGACCGCAAGCACGAAGCGTTGCTTCTGATGCGGTCCATCCTGGAAAACGCATCGATGGTGATCCCCGACCTTGTCTCCAGCTATGGTTTGTTCAATCGGGCAAAGGCCTCGGCCATTGTTGGCGAGGCTGCCAGCACCATGCAAATCAAGGCCCCAAGTCTGGATACGCTGGTGTCGAATTTGTCAGGAGGCAACCAGCAAAAGGTCGTGCTTGCCCGGTGGCTTGCCCGCTCGCCTAAGCTGCTGATCCTGGACGAACCGACGCGCGGCATTGATGTCGGGGCGAAGTCGGAAATCTACAAACTGATCGACGATCTGGCCGCGCGCGGCATCGCCATCTTGCTGATCTCTTCTGAAATGCCGGAACTGATCGGGCTTGCAGACCGCACATTGGTCATGGCCGAGGGCCGCATTCAGGCGGAACTTAAAGGTGACAAGATCACCGAAGACGAAATCCTAAAATACGCGATGCACAACGCAGCGTCAGCAGCCTAA
- a CDS encoding substrate-binding domain-containing protein: protein MKNMIKTATALALAMGTAGTASAEDIRIGYINKMGDHPWFVAEVEGAKAAAEAAGASFTVQDVQFNADLAITALDTMIGDGVDGIAIVVPDRGIGPVVAARAAEAGIKLVAVDDDIYHQDGTKVPFVGLDSYNIGLAVGAELAQQYEASGWSADSVMLASIEDRKADTCMQRNQGAEDGFLAAVSDITADQVVRVAYDNTMVNAIDVMTTTLTANPQVQNWIFYSCNDDGVLGAARALENSGYSADQGIGIGIDGSRACDAFGNGRESTFRGTMWFNAANHGKDAVNLLIDAIKNGTEMPENTFSQPELVNLENFADYQGTLCN from the coding sequence ATGAAAAACATGATCAAAACGGCAACGGCGCTCGCTCTTGCAATGGGGACTGCGGGAACGGCATCCGCAGAAGACATCCGTATCGGATATATCAACAAGATGGGCGACCACCCGTGGTTCGTGGCCGAGGTTGAAGGTGCAAAGGCTGCGGCAGAAGCGGCAGGTGCCAGTTTTACTGTGCAGGACGTCCAGTTCAACGCAGACCTGGCCATCACAGCCCTCGACACCATGATCGGTGACGGCGTTGACGGCATCGCGATCGTCGTGCCGGATCGCGGCATTGGCCCGGTTGTCGCCGCCCGCGCCGCAGAAGCGGGGATCAAATTGGTCGCCGTTGATGACGACATTTACCATCAGGACGGCACCAAAGTGCCGTTTGTGGGCCTTGATTCCTACAACATCGGATTGGCTGTCGGCGCGGAACTGGCGCAACAATACGAGGCTTCGGGCTGGAGTGCGGACAGCGTCATGCTTGCGTCGATCGAGGACCGCAAGGCCGACACCTGTATGCAGCGCAACCAAGGGGCCGAGGACGGCTTTCTCGCGGCTGTTTCGGATATCACGGCAGATCAGGTTGTACGGGTCGCCTATGACAACACGATGGTGAACGCCATCGACGTCATGACAACGACACTGACCGCCAATCCGCAGGTGCAAAACTGGATCTTCTATTCCTGCAATGATGACGGGGTTCTGGGTGCCGCACGGGCACTGGAAAACTCTGGCTACAGTGCCGATCAGGGGATCGGCATCGGTATCGATGGCAGCCGCGCCTGTGATGCTTTCGGGAACGGTCGCGAGTCCACGTTCCGCGGCACCATGTGGTTCAACGCTGCAAACCACGGCAAGGATGCCGTGAACCTGCTGATTGACGCCATCAAGAACGGGACCGAAATGCCGGAAAACACTTTCTCCCAGCCCGAACTGGTGAACCTCGAGAACTTCGCGGATTACCAAGGCACCTTGTGCAACTAA